The following proteins are co-located in the Ostrinia nubilalis chromosome 22, ilOstNubi1.1, whole genome shotgun sequence genome:
- the LOC135082790 gene encoding uncharacterized protein LOC135082790 translates to MECIDIYKSIVDTVDNVKTPFDILYAVTLVNFTPNLVLSAYLGLIKLKTYNGDVNIGFLSGYMIRIMYYLQDFAILFVPAISSGLMAHQVKELLNRLQNRLLQERSEDHAATIELFISYVSARPLELTLYDVIKLDWSLPIAIFNLCVTYQIVVVQLTHMY, encoded by the exons ATGGAGTGTattgatatttataaaagcATTGTTGATACTGTGGACAATGTTAAGACGCCATTTGACATATTG tatgcCGTTACTTTAGTTAATTTTACGCCAAATCTCGTGTTATCAGCTTACTTGGGGCTTATCAAATTGAAAACGTATAATGGAGACGTAAATATT GGATTCCTGTCAGGTTACATGATTAGAATAATGTATTACTTGCAAGATTTCGCCATACTGTTCGTGCCCGCAATTTCATCTGGTCTTATGGCGCACCAAGTTAAAGAGCTGCTGAACCGGCTGCAAAATAGGTTACTACAAGAAAGGT ctgAAGATCACGCAGCCACCATAGAGCTGTTCATCTCCTACGTGTCCGCGCGGCCACTCGAGCTCACCTTGTATGACGTCATCAAGCTGGACTGGTCGCTTCCTATTGCTATATTTAATCTTTGCGTCACATACCAGATAGTTGTAGTGCAACTTACTCACATGTATTAA